The proteins below come from a single Nitrospiraceae bacterium genomic window:
- a CDS encoding NADH-quinone oxidoreductase subunit J: protein MGTIVFFYFASVIVVTAALVVALRSPVFSALALLVMFFHVAGLFVTLHAEFLAVIQILVYAGAILVLYLFVVMLLNLKGEVHFHHQLTVGLFLGCMVFAEAILLVVKGESSLGANLPDQGEPTHLTQGNTESIGELLYSTYLFPFEIASLILLVAMVGAVILTKKGILEAKG, encoded by the coding sequence ATGGGAACGATAGTTTTTTTCTATTTTGCCAGTGTGATTGTGGTAACGGCGGCTCTTGTCGTGGCCCTGAGGAGTCCGGTGTTTAGTGCTCTGGCGCTCCTGGTCATGTTTTTCCACGTCGCCGGGCTTTTTGTCACCTTGCATGCGGAATTCCTGGCCGTGATTCAAATCCTGGTGTATGCGGGCGCCATTCTGGTGCTCTATCTTTTTGTGGTGATGTTGCTCAATTTGAAGGGTGAAGTACATTTTCACCACCAATTGACTGTAGGACTCTTTCTGGGATGTATGGTCTTTGCAGAGGCGATCCTGCTGGTGGTGAAAGGTGAATCCTCATTGGGTGCGAATCTCCCTGATCAGGGAGAACCGACCCATTTGACTCAGGGCAATACGGAATCGATCGGTGAGCTTCTGTATTCCACGTATCTGTTTCCATTTGAAATCGCGTCTCTCATTCTCTTAGTGGCGATGGTGGGTGCGGTTATCCTCACCAAAAAGGGGATATTGGAGGCCAAGGGTTAA